atggtgtacctattttatgacataaatctttatatttctctctatattttttgtcaaacttgaaaaatgcTTCGACcctccaagatttttggaaagacttataatttggaacggaggaagTACTTCTATTCTATCTATCAGAAAAAGCTAAATTCCCTAAAAACAGAAAAAGTAAATATTCCAGGGTGTTATCGCAAACTATATACATTCCAGGGTGAGATTGAAATTGCTTGGTCCAAAACattctgctgttgctgttgagGTGTTTGGTTTAACAAACATGTGCGTCTAGCTGAGGTGGTAGTGGTATATCATGAGTTCACCTCAAGGCGATGTAGAATTAGTCCATACGACATCACAGAAGCAAaccaaaacaaaaaagaaaaggattATTAGGGTCCTTTGTCTCTGCTCTTTACCACAGAGCCATGTTAAACCGTAGGATAAGTAAATCGCCGTGCAAATTGATTttaatgaggccttgtttaattttctccaaaacccaaaaactttttaaggttTCCCCTCACGTCAAATCTTGCgataagcattaaatatagataaaaaataaataattacatagtttctctttaatttacgagacaaatcttatctatagttggacaataattattaaatacaaatgaaagtacttcagtactaattttttttttaaaaaaaactgcaACTAAACAGCGCCTTTGCCTACTACTGCATGTTTTGGTCGTCttaagataaatctatttatataattttcacatttgaaAATTCAacagtttaaaagttattgatgatttatattcctaatgtttaatctaaaacttatccaaaacgacttctaaattctatatGGAAGGAGTATTATTTTCTCAGTGCACAAATAAATACATAGATTAAATCAAACTATTGTAAATATAAGACGTCATTGAATGAATTTATATAACCAAAATGAGATAttgttataaaatatatttccgTAATATATATAATGATAATATTTTATAAAGTTACTTCAAGATGGTTATTACATACTTCCCGGAGGTTGTATatatattaaggccttgtttagatattttttaaaaaaagttttggaaatagtaacatttttatttgtatttttgtaattattattcaattgtGCActaaggtttaaaagatttgatccgtaaattacagataaattgtgcacttagttattttttatttatatttgatgcaTAATGCATATGCCATAAAATTCGATGTaatgaaaaatcttaaaaaaaatttaaattttaggtGTAACTAAACATAGCCTTAATattgataatttttttaaaaaaacaagagTTGTCATGAaatcagggccttgtttagttccaaaatttttggcaaaatatgaatataccaatttcgtttgtatttgacaaatattgtccaatcatatactaactagactcaaaagatttgtctcgtcaattccgaccaaactgtgtaattagtttttattttcgtctaccgaaaagtgaaaagttttcggtactgtagcactttcgtttatttgtgacaaatattatctaattatggactaactaggatcaaaagatttgtctcgtgatttagagctaaactgcgtaattagtttttgttttcgtctatatttaatgtttcatgtatgtgtcacaagattcgatgtgacggggaatcttgaaaactttttagttttcagggtgaactaaacaaggtctaaatttaatactttatgcatacctctaaagattcgatgtgacggagaaccagaaaaattttgtaaattttttttaaactaaacaagtccgTATTTACGGAGGTTCTCGTGAAATTCCTTCCGGGAGAAGGAGGCCTGTAGAAGCTTGGTGCCCTCGATCTCTGCGAAAGCGTGCACAAACACAGTGGCAGGAGGCAGCCTTTGGATGTCGGCAACTGCAAAGCTGGCACTGGATTCAaaagtcacatcaaatctttagacgcatgtatgatgtattaaatatagacaaaaataaaaactaattgcacagtttggtcggaattgacgacacgaatcttttgagtctagttagtccataattgaataatatttgtcaaatacaaacaaaagtggtactatttctattttgccaaattttttggaagtaaggccttgtttacttcctaaaaaattttgtaaaatttttcagattctctgtcacatcgaatctttagacacatgcatgaagtattaaatatagacaaaaataaaaactaattacacagtttggtcgaaattgacgagacgaatcttttaaatctagttagtcgatgattgaacaatatttgtcaaatacaaacgaaaaagctacagtgtcgattttgcaaaatattttggaactaaacaaggcctaaacaaggtcttagtgcctgtttaggccttgttgagTTCTGAAAAACTTTTGCTTTCGGATCctataacattttcgtttttatttaacaaacattgtccaatcatgaagtaactaagcctaaaagatttatctcgttatTTACAgttgaactgtgcaattagtttttgtttttatttatatctaatgtttcatgcatgtgacacaagattcgatgtgacggggaatcctgaaatttttttggtagtttttggaactaaacaatgccttagatttgaaaaattttttggCCAAAAGGGAAATTTTTTTATGGAACTGTAATTGCATGTAGCTCAAGTTGCGTCAGAAAAAAAATTCCAAAGTaaacacctaaaatttttcaagtgcGTCAGACTTCTGAGCTAAAGTTCTCAtcacaaaaaatattaccactttggcaaaaaaaatcaaatctaaacaggtcttagcccactttcgtttgtaagtGACAATTtttgtctaattatgaagtaactaaGGCCTATGAAGCCAAACAGCCAAAACATTTAGGTTTTTAGAAAAACGGATCTAAACAGGGGTCTGTAAAACATTGGATGTAAAGATTTAAAATTTGAGACCTTGAAACCCCAAAACTGTATAAACTTGCTTAGGAGTCCGTGTCTTATGTGTTGCAGACCAAAAAATTTAGGAAGCATCTAAACATCTATTTGGAATGTAAAGTTTACAAACAAAAGTTTTGGATGTAAAGATTtagaatctaaacagggcctaagtttaaaagattagtctcgcaaattacaagtaaactacgcaattagtttttattttcatctacatttaatgctcaatgcatgcgtacaaagattcgacgtgacgagaaatcttgaaaaattttggtaaCAGAAGAAGGTTACTTGCCAAAATTTTTTACATATTAGTGTAgcattttttttgtatttaatcattattgtctaactatagactaattagtcttaaaagtctcgtctcgcaaattacatacaaactatgcgattaattattttttatgtatagtGAATACTTCATGGATATATGTattgtaagatttgatgtgatgagaaatcttgagtattttacaaaaatttttaggaagtaaacaaggccttggactGCTCTATCCTTTTGAGTTTATgttggtgaaagccctagtttggttttggataattgatgaaaccctagtactaacctctatgctaagtgtgtgtagacttaatgaggttggtatatgccaagtgatggagcaagtgatgatcatggtgatgatggtgatgaccacaagatgatcaagtgctcaacttggaaaagaagaaagagaaaacaaaaccctttggagatcaaggcaaaggtattgcttagggttttggttttggtgatcaagacaccatagagggtgtgatcacatttaggatagatagccgtactataaagaggtgaattctttggctaagcggttatcaagtgccactaggtgtcattgttcatgcgcatgcatttagaacctagtgagctaacttaactccttcgaagaaaatgattgtgaaaatgctaacacacgtgcacttgttggtacacacgttgtggtgttggcacacttttaaaaggaggtggagtttcaaaggtagagagaggatgggttcctctctccctcccgccgagcttgcgaggcgggattcggcgctttttttgagaaaatgaagtgcatattttctattgcgccggtgggaaatttggagaagtcgcgggagtccggacgctggcttctggagcaccggacgctgcgtctgagcgtctggtgcatggcccagttagggtaaggcaccggacgataggcaccggacgctggcttgagcgtccggtggtgtgcgtccggtgtgaggaggttttgcaaacctctctgcgcatgagtccggtgagcaccggacgctcagggtgcgtccggtggctcgcgtccggtgaccctgcaagtttgcggagctctctgcgcatgagtccggtgtgcaccggacgcgtccggtgctaacttgctcaagcgtccggtgctctgcaggttaccgttagactctgacacgcggctgacgttggagcaccggacgctggtgttgagcgtccggtgcccctttaagagcgtccggtgaccccgtatttcgcccagtgaaagagccaacggctctatttgtttgaggggctataaatacgtgtttggccggcttgggactcactctcttggcattctagcatacataacatccttgtgagcctaagcaaacacctcccactcatctccttcatagattaaatatctttgtgagattgggggtgattccaagtgcatttgcttgagtgattgcatctagtggcacttggggatcgttctagctacggttttcttgttactcttggtggttgccgccacctagacggcttggagcagcggaggaggattggcacgagttggtgattgttcgtggccatctcccggtgattgtgaggggtcttgtaccttccccggcggagagccgaaaggtaactctagtggattgctcgtgtcattgagttacctcacttgtgggtaggttcttgtggtgtcctagtgaggacgaggttcgtgctacacctcttagccaccgaaccaccaagtgttggtcgacacaacggggacgtagcgtgccggcaagcacgtgaacctcgggagaaaaattgtgtgtctccattgtgattgttcattggatttctcccggtgattggactttatattattgattggttcatcccctctacgcggcggtataaagttcaaaccatctcatttacattcccgcaaactagagtagcttacttacttgtatagaaactttaggtagctttctagtgtaagtagtgacatagctcttgtgtgcctagtgattatatcaactagaattgttggataggtggcttgcaaacaccctattagagctagagcaaaaagcttcgctttgttatttactaacctcttgctctagtgagtttgtagaatttttaaataggctattcaccccccctctagccatattaggacctttcagttgggccttgtttagttccgaaaaaatttcgaattttgctactgtagcactttcgtttttatttgacaaatattgtccaatcataaattaactaggatcaaaagattcgtctcgcgatttatagacaaactgtgtatttagtttttatttttcatctatatttaacgcttcatacatgtgccgcaagattcgatgtgatggagaatcttgaaaactttttggaattcggggtgaactaaacaaagccttggaCAAGTAATTGTTaattacaaacaaaagtgtACTCTCTTTGTTCACAAATAAATACAAATCTTGTTTTTCAAGGAGGCAAACTTTTAGAATTttgaccatatatatatatatatatactaatatttatcatatttaatatatgaaatatatttttataatatacttatttgcaaatataaatattgacattatttaatatattttgaGTCAAGAAACGAGACATATATTTATCTGTGAACGAAGGGAGGAAACagttttttacaaaaaaaaattgaccaatttaaggtcttgttttgttcccaccaaaaaccaaaaagttttcaagatttctcgtcacatcgaatcttacggcacatgcatgaagcattaaatatagacgaaaacaaaaactaattacacagtttgtctgtaaatgacgagacgaattttttgatcctatttagtccatgattaaataatatttaccacaaacaaacgaaagtgctacattatcGAAATCGAAAaacatttcacatctaaacaaggccttaagaggTGTTTGGTTGATGGTGTTAAAGTTAACgtgtattgtagcattttcgtcttatttgacaattagtgtcaaTCATGGACTCAttgggcttaaaagatttatctcacaaattactttTTAACTGTGTTTTTactttcgtaaatagtctatatttggtACTCTATGCATATATCAAACATTGATGTGACGTGAGTTAAAACTTTaactgaggtcttgtttagatgcactcaaaacctaaaaatttataagattattcgtcacatcaaattttatgacaaatgtatgaaacattaaatataaattaaaaaatattaattacgtataaattataagacaaaatcttttaaacttagttaatctaaaattagataatatttgttaaatagaaATAAAATAGCTACAGTCTAAAAAATAGATCTAAAACGGGGCCTTAAACAGTACCCTTCTCGCGCGGAGCCATGCGGTCGGATCGGATTTATGAGAGAGGATGGACAGGAGAGGAGACCTGTCCGTGACGCCGCGCCGGCCATGAATTCCGGTGATGTACACAGCTGTACAACCTTTTGCAAGAAGACATGGATTCATACCCGCCCGTGTTTTCGCAAGCCatgactgttgctctttcccccagcaTGATGATGATGGCCAACCTCTCGTATGTTatgttttgcaaaaaatttttgcaaaatgtgaacagtaaaactttcgtttgtatttgacaaatattgttcaattatagcctaagtaggatcaaaagattcgtcttacaaattaaatttaaactgtgtaattagttatcttttttacttatatttaatgctttatacatgtgccgtaaagatttgatgtgacggagaatcagaaaaattttgtaaagttttttagaaactaaacaagtttcaatttttttttggtttcagGCACTACAACACTTTCGTTttaatttgataattattactcaattatggactaactaagctcaaaaaattAATCTCACGATTTACTTTATATtgaatattttatgcatgtcccgtaagatttgatttgacggagaattttaaaaagCTTTAGAATGAACTAAATTTGTTTAGTTtagaaaattttttagttttgctTACGATAgttattttatttgtatttgataattattattcaattatagattaattaggcttaaaaaattcgtctcgtaaattatagataaactgtacaattagttatttttttatttatatttaatactgatGCGGCCAAAATTTTAATGTGACAAAGTAATGTTGAAACTTTCTAAAAACAGGCATTGGCGAAATGCCCCCACCCACAGCACCGAGGGAGGGACCCACCGCAAGGACCAAAATGATTTGTCTGTGTCCGGCCCAGTACGGAAagaaaaagggaacaaaagtcGTGAAAAGTCGCGCCCGGCCCAGTGGACCGCGCCCACCCATCCACATCCACATCGGCCTGGCCCGGGTCCACGCGCGGCTCTAGCTAATAAACCCCTATAAAACCCCTCGGCCAGTCACAGCTTCCCGTCCGTCCCTCGTTTCCTCCTCCCACCGGAAACAATGCTCTCCATGACCATGACAGCCATGCCCCACCGCCTCGCCCGCTTCCTCCTCATCCTGCTcctcgccgccaccgccaccggagCCGGCGCCGCCACCCCGCGCCAGCTGTTCCTCGTGAGCCAGCCTCCCGTCACGCTCACCAACCACCACGGCCAGCTGCTGACGGGCAACTACTCCGTCAACCTGCTCTGGTACGGCCGCTTCACGCCGGCGCAGCGCGCCGTGGTGGCCGACTTCATCCTGTCGCTTTCCCCTTCGGTGTCGGGGACGGCGTCCGTAGCGGCGTGGTGGGCCACGACGGCGCGGTACCACCCGGGCGCGGCGCGGCTGTCGCTGGGCCGGCAGGTGGTGGACCCGACGCTGTCCCTTGGCCGCCGCCTCTCGGAGTCCTCGCTGGCGTCCCTGGCGTCGCGCCTGGGCCCGCACCGCGGCACCGTGGCGGTGGTGGTGACGGCGGCGGACGTGCTGGTGGACGGGTTCTGCCTCTCCCGCTGCGGCCTGCACgcatcgtcctcc
This window of the Sorghum bicolor cultivar BTx623 chromosome 7, Sorghum_bicolor_NCBIv3, whole genome shotgun sequence genome carries:
- the LOC8055377 gene encoding protein EXORDIUM-like 2; the encoded protein is MLSMTMTAMPHRLARFLLILLLAATATGAGAATPRQLFLVSQPPVTLTNHHGQLLTGNYSVNLLWYGRFTPAQRAVVADFILSLSPSVSGTASVAAWWATTARYHPGAARLSLGRQVVDPTLSLGRRLSESSLASLASRLGPHRGTVAVVVTAADVLVDGFCLSRCGLHASSSSSTRNATSSSGRGGRGRFAYAWVGNPAEQCPGECAWPFHQPPYGPQAAPLVSPNADVGMDGAVITLATLLAGAVTNPYGGGFFQGPAEAPLEAVSACAGVFGNGAYPGYPGQVRVDAATGASYNAVGVAGRRFLLPAMWDPATAQCSTPLV